A window of the Bacteroidales bacterium genome harbors these coding sequences:
- a CDS encoding NADH/ubiquinone/plastoquinone (complex I) translates to MEALLPLFVVIPLGFAFITAVAGRYIPQFHRIAIPLVFLFLAGLSAWMMANIRENILLYMVGGWEPVNGIPIGIHLSADGLSVLLLVIINTLAFFSAFYSYAYIEQYTSGQYFYALFCLMVAGMNGVAVSGDIFNLYVFLEIAAIASYALVAFGTKKEELEASFKYQVLGGLGSLFILFGIGVLYWATGTLNMADMHKLLGSAPASPGIVFAGVLLLAGFGIKSAMVPFHSWLPDAHSSAPSPISAMLSGVLIKAIGIYCLFRFFFNLFAVSVQFAYGITTLGVISMLVGGFLAINQWDTKRLLAYSSISQMGYVVMSTGIGMILLCRGGDMKIAALAIFGGVYHLVNHAFFKGLLFLNAGALEYRLQTRDLLKMGGLAHAMPVTSATSLVASMAISGIPPFNGFFSKLIIIIAAVRAGFYGLAILAVIVSIITLAYYLKFQRYAFYGKPSESGLPEKDVPFSMKGTMILLALCCLLLSVLVFPSLRNLFLMPAVHALMNMTL, encoded by the coding sequence ATGGAAGCACTGTTACCTTTGTTTGTGGTTATTCCTCTTGGGTTTGCCTTTATCACAGCGGTAGCGGGACGCTACATTCCGCAGTTTCACCGCATTGCCATCCCGCTGGTTTTTCTTTTCCTGGCAGGGTTATCGGCCTGGATGATGGCCAACATAAGAGAAAACATCCTGCTATACATGGTGGGCGGATGGGAGCCCGTAAACGGCATACCAATCGGCATTCATCTGTCGGCTGACGGATTGTCGGTATTGCTGCTCGTTATCATCAATACGCTCGCTTTCTTTAGTGCATTTTATTCATACGCATATATTGAACAGTACACAAGCGGACAGTATTTTTATGCGCTGTTCTGCCTGATGGTGGCTGGAATGAACGGAGTGGCCGTAAGCGGTGACATCTTCAACCTGTATGTTTTTCTGGAAATTGCAGCCATAGCTTCCTATGCCCTTGTGGCCTTCGGTACTAAAAAAGAAGAGCTGGAAGCCTCCTTTAAATACCAGGTACTGGGCGGGCTGGGATCACTGTTTATCCTTTTTGGTATAGGAGTGCTCTATTGGGCAACGGGAACGCTCAACATGGCCGATATGCACAAACTTCTTGGCTCAGCACCGGCTTCTCCGGGAATTGTCTTTGCCGGAGTCCTTTTGCTGGCGGGATTCGGAATTAAATCGGCCATGGTTCCGTTCCATTCATGGCTTCCCGATGCACATTCCTCTGCTCCTTCACCTATTTCTGCCATGCTCTCAGGAGTTTTGATCAAAGCAATCGGAATTTACTGCCTGTTCCGCTTCTTCTTCAATTTGTTTGCTGTTTCCGTTCAATTTGCATACGGGATAACCACTCTGGGAGTTATATCCATGCTAGTTGGCGGCTTTCTTGCTATCAATCAATGGGATACAAAGCGTTTGCTGGCCTATTCAAGTATAAGCCAGATGGGATATGTGGTAATGAGCACAGGGATTGGAATGATTCTCTTATGCCGAGGAGGCGATATGAAGATTGCCGCCCTTGCCATTTTCGGGGGAGTATACCATTTAGTCAATCATGCGTTTTTCAAAGGATTGTTGTTCTTAAATGCCGGAGCACTTGAATACCGTTTGCAAACGAGAGATCTTCTCAAAATGGGAGGCCTGGCACACGCCATGCCGGTCACATCAGCCACTTCGCTGGTAGCTTCCATGGCCATTTCCGGAATTCCGCCTTTTAACGGGTTTTTCAGCAAACTCATCATCATCATTGCAGCTGTGAGGGCGGGTTTTTACGGACTGGCTATCCTGGCAGTTATTGTCAGCATTATCACCCTCGCATATTATCTGAAATTTCAGCGCTATGCCTTCTACGGAAAACCTTCTGAATCAGGCCTTCCGGAAAAAGACGTACCCTTTTCCATGAAAGGAACCATGATTCTGCTTGCCCTGTGCTGCCTTTTACTGAGTGTGCTGGTATTTCCGTCGTTACGGAATCTTTTCCTCATGCCTGCTGTACATGCCCTCATGAATATGACATTATGA
- a CDS encoding Na+/H+ antiporter subunit E: protein MKHVTYFILCLIVWLMLTARLALENLIAGTLVAGITTVFFGKYFVEGVGKFLQPRRYFWLVVYLIMFIWECVKANFDVAYRVLHPAMPIRPGIVKVKVSIQSAFGRAILANSITMTPGTISVDLIDDTLYVHWINVFTDDPEKYSRIVSGRFENLLKKIFD from the coding sequence ATGAAACACGTAACTTATTTCATCCTGTGCCTGATCGTATGGCTTATGCTCACAGCCAGGCTTGCTTTGGAAAACCTGATAGCAGGAACACTGGTTGCCGGAATAACCACCGTGTTTTTTGGTAAGTATTTTGTGGAAGGCGTGGGAAAATTTCTTCAGCCCAGACGGTATTTCTGGCTTGTGGTTTACCTGATTATGTTCATCTGGGAATGTGTGAAGGCGAATTTCGACGTAGCTTACCGGGTACTGCATCCGGCCATGCCTATCAGGCCCGGAATAGTAAAAGTAAAAGTGAGCATCCAAAGTGCATTTGGAAGAGCCATCCTTGCCAATTCCATCACTATGACCCCGGGAACCATTTCGGTGGACCTGATCGATGATACACTTTATGTGCACTGGATCAATGTTTTTACCGATGATCCGGAAAAATACAGCCGGATTGTTTCAGGACGATTTGAAAACCTGCTTAAAAAAATATTTGACTAA